A genomic window from Lolium rigidum isolate FL_2022 unplaced genomic scaffold, APGP_CSIRO_Lrig_0.1 contig_5228_1, whole genome shotgun sequence includes:
- the LOC124681691 gene encoding uncharacterized protein LOC124681691, giving the protein MGRIYSRKGGLGGVRGWPPHLVPRPGKGSRPAPPAATHPSAAYFFLPAKAAAAAAASDPEAIVTRDPKLSAAGSGRPCPLYFPYPLSFSPINFYIPISLSAGSPRPDRGPFTAEARLADHQPTACSPTARGVPQELDTELVMANGLPTLFGHICLLEIRGPSGSTVKDDFSAAESIFYGGVEIHDIHRDMRLDIENRSYEIITVADLMGYVLQLWPCHQIPSV; this is encoded by the exons ATGGGCAGAATATATAGTcgaaagggcggcctcggaggagtcagggggtggcctccccacctggtgccGCGGCCAGGGAAGGGctcgcgcccag CTCCCCCCGCCGCCACCCACCCTTCCGCCGCGTACTTCTTTCTACccgccaaggccgccgccgccgccgccgcgtcagaTCCGGAGGCCATAGTGACCCGCGACCCCAAGCTCTCTGCCGCTGGATCCGGCCGCCCCTGTCCTCTCTATTTCCCTTATCCCCTCTCTTTCTCTCCCATCAATTTCTATATCCCAATCTCTCTTTCTGCAGGCAGCCCAAGACCTGATCGAGGGCCATTCACGGCGGAAGCTCGACTTGCAGATCATCAGCCTACAGCCTGTTCACCCACCGCCCGTGGAGTACCTCAAGAACTGGACACCGAGCTTGTAATGGCGAACGGGCTACCTACCCTCTTCGGCCACATCTGCCTGCTCGAGATCCGCGGCCCAAGCGGCTCCACTGTCAAAGACGACTTCTCCGCTGCCGAG TCTATTTTctatggtggtgtcgagattcatGATATACACAGGGATATGCGTCTCGACATAGAAAACAGGTCTTATGAG ATTATAACTGTTGCAGACCTGATGGGGTATGTGCTGCAGCTGTGGCCATGTCACCAGATTCCCAGTGTTTAG